The Takifugu flavidus isolate HTHZ2018 chromosome 21, ASM371156v2, whole genome shotgun sequence genome has a window encoding:
- the LOC130517813 gene encoding gap junction alpha-9 protein-like: MGDWNFLGGILEEVHIHSTMVGKIWLTILFIFRMLVLGVAAEDVWNDEQSDFICNTDQPGCRNVCYDQAFPISLIRYWVLQVIFVSSPSLVYMGHAIYQLRALEKERHCKKVALRREMEAVDVELVEVRKRIEKEMRQLEQGKLNKAPLRGSLLCTYVAHIVTRSLVEVSFMMGQYILYGHHLKPLYKCEREPCPNVVDCFVSRPTEKTVFMMFMQAIACLSLFLSLLEIIHLGFKKLKKCILNFFPHLKDDPDEFYISKSKKNSVVHQVCAGTSVAGKTTIPTAPCGYTLLMEKQGNGPNYSLLNASSAFIPIQGDPGAKSDRRKDGKEGIPSPTEQNSNSNNTSSDTHSLPVDKHEEPEEPLVTSEYPTLPVADATSCPTLSGITRKSRRISPPWNCSTLPEGNGSDSGDSYLGGNSIKQRSSCVGPRARILSKSDTKKPGRPQSPDSAGELSSASRHSNESNSPTASPPNRRVSAASSASSRRAPTDLQI; the protein is encoded by the coding sequence ATGGGAGACTGGAATTTCCTTGGAGGAATCTTAGAGGAGGTGCATATCCACTCCACCATGGTGGGCAAGATCTGGCTGACCATCCTGTTCATATTTCGGATGTTAGTACTGGGAGTTGCTGCGGAGGATGTGTGGAATGACGAACAGTCTGATTTCATCTGCAACACCGACCAGCCTGGTTGTCGAAATGTTTGTTATGACCAGGCTTTCCCCATCTCCCTCATTCGATACTGGGTGCTTCAGGTGATTTTcgtgtcctccccctccttggTCTACATGGGCCATGCCATTTATCAACTGCGAGCTCTGGAGAAGGAACGCCACTGTAAGAAGGTGGCATTACGCCGGGAGATGGAAGCAGTGGATGTGGAATTGGTGGAGGTAAGGAAGAGAATTGAAAAAGAGATGAGGCAGCTAGAGCAGGGCAAACTCAACAAGGCACCACTGAGAGGGTCTCTATTGTGTACTTATGTGGCCCACATTGTGACTCGCTCGTTGGTAGAGGTCAGCTTCATGATGGGTCAGTACATCTTGTATGGACACCACCTGAAACCTCTTTACAAGTGTGAGCGAGAGCCGTGCCCAAATGTGGTGGACTGCTTTGTGTCCAGACccacagagaaaacagtttttatGATGTTCATGCAAGCCATTGCCTGCCTCTCACTCTTTCTCAGTCTTCTTGAGATTATCCACCTGGGATTTAAGAAGCTTAAGAAGTGTATCTTGAACTTCTTCCCACACCTGAAAGATGATCCTGATGAATTTTACATTAGCAAATCAAAAAAGAACTCAGTCGTGCATCAGGTGTGTGCTGGAACATCTGTAGCTGGAAAGACAACTATTCCCACAGCGCCATGTGGATACACATTGCTGATGGAGAAGCAGGGCAATGGGCCCAACTACTCGCTTCTCAATGCCTCCTCTGCTTTCATTCCAATACAAGGGGACCCTGGTGCAAAGTCAGATCGGCGTAAGGATGGCAAGGAGGGAATTCCAAGTCCTACAGAACAAAACAGTAATTCCAACAACACCAGCAGCGACACACATTCTCTTCCTGTGGATAAACatgaggagccagaggagccccTGGTGACCTCTGAATATCCTACTCTCCCTGTTGCCGACGCCACCTCCTGCCCGACCCTGTCAGGCATTACCAGGAAGTCACGGAGGATCAGCCCACCTTGGAACTGCTCCACTCTACCAGAAGGGAATGGCTCAGACAGTGGGGATTCCTACCTGGGGGGCAACAGCATCAAGCAACGCAGCAGCTGTGTTGGGCCCCGTGCAAGGATTCTCTCCAaatcagacactaaaaagccTGGCAGACCACAAAGCCCGGACTCAGCAGGTGAGCTGAGTTCGGCGTCTCGTCACAGCAATGAGAGTAACAGCCCCACAGCTTCACCCCCAAACCGCAGAGTGTCAGCAGCAAGTAGTGCCAGCAGCCGGCGAGCTCCGACTGACCTACAGATATAA
- the LOC130517817 gene encoding serine/arginine-rich splicing factor 10-like isoform X3, with product MKIKVKHGQSIFEDVRDAEDALHSLDRKWVCGRQIEIQFAQGDRKTPNQMKSKERRSPGRSSRYDDYDRDSRRRRSRSRSYERYRSRSPSSDHYRRRSESPRESRGRMCPRGRSRSREDERYRHRPRRESRGRSRSRSKSASPREKVNPATSSHYPEEEVRGAHSRSQSASRSRSRSRSRSRSWAGRKSRGH from the exons ATGAAGATCAAAGTCAAGCATGGGCAAAG TATATTTGAAGATGTGCGTGATGCAGAAGATGCCCTTCACAGCCTGGACAGAAAGTGGGTGTGTGGCCGACAGATTGAAATCCAGTTTGCCCAGGGTGACCGAAAAA CACCAAATCAGATGAAGTCAAAGGAACGGCGCTCTCCGGGCAGATCATCTCGGTACGACGACTATGACCGCGACAGCCGGCGCAGGCGTTCACGCAGCCGCAGCTATGAGAGATACCGATCCCGCAGCCCTTCTTCTGATCACTACCGCCGACGATCAGAGAGCCCTCGAGA GTCCCGTGGGCGGATGTGCCCAAGAGGACGAAGCAGGAGCCGTGAGGATGAAAG GTACAGACACCGGCCCCGTAGAGAGTCGCGAGGGAGATCTCGCTCCCGCTCCAAATCTGCATCTCCACGGGAAAAGGTCAACCCTGCCACGTCATCCCATTACCCCGAAGAAGAAGTACGAGGAGCGCACTCCAGGTCCCAGTCTGCATCGAGATCTCGCTCGCGTTCACGCTCTCGCTCACGATCCTGGGCCGGACGCAAATCCAGAGGGCACTAG
- the LOC130517817 gene encoding serine/arginine-rich splicing factor 10-like isoform X2, whose protein sequence is MARYMRPPNTSLFVRNISDESRPEDLRREFGRYGPIVDVYIPLDFYTRQPRGFAYIQFEDVRDAEDALHSLDRKWVCGRQIEIQFAQGDRKTPNQMKSKERRSPGRSSRYDDYDRDSRRRRSRSRSYERYRSRSPSSDHYRRRSESPRESRGRMCPRGRSRSREDERYRHRPRRESRGRSRSRSKSASPREKVNPATSSHYPEEEVRGAHSRSQSASRSRSRSRSRSRSWAGRKSRGH, encoded by the exons ATGGCCAGATATATGAGGCCCCCAAATACGTCTTTGTTTGTCAGAAACATCTCTGACGAATCCAG GCCTGAGGATTTGCGGCGTGAGTTTGGCCGTTATGGGCCGATAGTAGATGTCTACATCCCACTTGACTTCTATACACGTCAACCGAGAGGATTTGCATACATTCAAT TTGAAGATGTGCGTGATGCAGAAGATGCCCTTCACAGCCTGGACAGAAAGTGGGTGTGTGGCCGACAGATTGAAATCCAGTTTGCCCAGGGTGACCGAAAAA CACCAAATCAGATGAAGTCAAAGGAACGGCGCTCTCCGGGCAGATCATCTCGGTACGACGACTATGACCGCGACAGCCGGCGCAGGCGTTCACGCAGCCGCAGCTATGAGAGATACCGATCCCGCAGCCCTTCTTCTGATCACTACCGCCGACGATCAGAGAGCCCTCGAGA GTCCCGTGGGCGGATGTGCCCAAGAGGACGAAGCAGGAGCCGTGAGGATGAAAG GTACAGACACCGGCCCCGTAGAGAGTCGCGAGGGAGATCTCGCTCCCGCTCCAAATCTGCATCTCCACGGGAAAAGGTCAACCCTGCCACGTCATCCCATTACCCCGAAGAAGAAGTACGAGGAGCGCACTCCAGGTCCCAGTCTGCATCGAGATCTCGCTCGCGTTCACGCTCTCGCTCACGATCCTGGGCCGGACGCAAATCCAGAGGGCACTAG
- the LOC130517817 gene encoding serine/arginine-rich splicing factor 10-like isoform X1: protein MARYMRPPNTSLFVRNISDESRDLVHFRPEDLRREFGRYGPIVDVYIPLDFYTRQPRGFAYIQFEDVRDAEDALHSLDRKWVCGRQIEIQFAQGDRKTPNQMKSKERRSPGRSSRYDDYDRDSRRRRSRSRSYERYRSRSPSSDHYRRRSESPRESRGRMCPRGRSRSREDERYRHRPRRESRGRSRSRSKSASPREKVNPATSSHYPEEEVRGAHSRSQSASRSRSRSRSRSRSWAGRKSRGH from the exons ATGGCCAGATATATGAGGCCCCCAAATACGTCTTTGTTTGTCAGAAACATCTCTGACGAATCCAG AGATCTTGTTCATTTCAG GCCTGAGGATTTGCGGCGTGAGTTTGGCCGTTATGGGCCGATAGTAGATGTCTACATCCCACTTGACTTCTATACACGTCAACCGAGAGGATTTGCATACATTCAAT TTGAAGATGTGCGTGATGCAGAAGATGCCCTTCACAGCCTGGACAGAAAGTGGGTGTGTGGCCGACAGATTGAAATCCAGTTTGCCCAGGGTGACCGAAAAA CACCAAATCAGATGAAGTCAAAGGAACGGCGCTCTCCGGGCAGATCATCTCGGTACGACGACTATGACCGCGACAGCCGGCGCAGGCGTTCACGCAGCCGCAGCTATGAGAGATACCGATCCCGCAGCCCTTCTTCTGATCACTACCGCCGACGATCAGAGAGCCCTCGAGA GTCCCGTGGGCGGATGTGCCCAAGAGGACGAAGCAGGAGCCGTGAGGATGAAAG GTACAGACACCGGCCCCGTAGAGAGTCGCGAGGGAGATCTCGCTCCCGCTCCAAATCTGCATCTCCACGGGAAAAGGTCAACCCTGCCACGTCATCCCATTACCCCGAAGAAGAAGTACGAGGAGCGCACTCCAGGTCCCAGTCTGCATCGAGATCTCGCTCGCGTTCACGCTCTCGCTCACGATCCTGGGCCGGACGCAAATCCAGAGGGCACTAG
- the LOC130517821 gene encoding fatty acid-binding protein, liver-like, which produces MDFNGTWKVYHQENLENFLRAIGAPEIVIKMRKDVKPVITIEQNGTDFTFTIKTPHRTKSQSFSVGKESEVTGVDGRKIKCLIRQENGKVITESDKFTSVREIEGDEMIETITTGSETFICRSKRV; this is translated from the exons ATGGACTTCAATGGCACATGGAAAGTTTATCATCAAGAAAATCTCGAGAATTTTTTAAGAGCAATAG GCGCACCAGAAATTGTTATCAAAATGCGAAAGGATGTCAAACCTGTGATCACGATTGAACAGAATGGCACTGATTTCACTTTTACTATAAAGACCCCTCACCGAACCAAAAGCCAATCATTCAGTGTCGGGAAAGAGTCAGAGGTCACTGGTGTGGATGGCAGGAAGATTAAG TGTCTTATCAGACAGGAGAATGGGAAGGTAATCACTGAGAGTGATAAGTTTACATCTGTTCGAGAGATCGAAGGTGATGAAATGATTGAG acGATCACCACTGGCTCCGAAACTTTCATCTGCCGAAGTAAACGAGTGTAA